A single window of Thermodesulfobacteriota bacterium DNA harbors:
- a CDS encoding uroporphyrinogen-III synthase — translation MRKKPLSGKTILVTRAREQSADFASRLERLGAEVIPLPMIEIVPPRSWEGMDRAISSLRSYDWIIFTSVNGVAFFFDRLKEMGKTPRSLSKARICAIGPATAEALRKRGVRVEYIPKQFVAESILRGLKRKGIEGKRILLARAERAREVLPEGLQSMGARVDQVEAYRTVKPKGASIRLKKLLGQRKVDVVTFTSSSTVHHFIDLLKGEEVPALLKGVAIACIGPVTAESAREAGLRVHIQPEVYTIPALTRAIERYFRREAYPPRRPR, via the coding sequence GTGAGGAAAAAACCCCTTTCGGGCAAGACGATCCTCGTCACCCGGGCCCGGGAGCAGTCGGCCGATTTTGCCTCCCGGCTCGAAAGATTGGGGGCCGAGGTGATCCCCTTGCCCATGATCGAAATCGTCCCTCCCCGGAGCTGGGAGGGGATGGACCGGGCGATCTCTTCTCTTCGATCCTACGACTGGATCATCTTCACGAGCGTCAATGGGGTCGCCTTCTTCTTCGATCGATTGAAAGAGATGGGAAAGACCCCTCGTTCCCTTTCCAAGGCAAGGATCTGTGCCATCGGTCCGGCCACGGCCGAGGCCTTAAGAAAGCGAGGGGTCAGGGTAGAGTATATCCCAAAACAGTTTGTGGCCGAATCGATTTTGAGAGGGTTAAAAAGGAAAGGGATCGAGGGCAAACGGATCCTCTTGGCCAGGGCGGAGAGGGCCAGGGAGGTCCTGCCCGAAGGGTTGCAATCGATGGGAGCCCGGGTCGATCAGGTGGAGGCCTACCGGACCGTCAAACCGAAGGGCGCCTCAATACGGCTGAAAAAACTCCTCGGGCAGAGGAAGGTCGACGTCGTCACGTTCACCTCTTCCTCGACGGTCCACCATTTCATCGACCTCCTCAAAGGGGAGGAGGTCCCGGCTTTACTCAAAGGAGTGGCCATCGCCTGCATCGGACCGGTGACCGCCGAAAGCGCGAGGGAGGCGGGTTTGAGGGTTCATATTCAGCCGGAGGTATATACCATCCCTGCTCTGACCCGGGCGATCGAACGATATTTTCGTCGGGAGGCCTATCCGCCCAGGAGGCCGCGATGA
- the hemC gene encoding hydroxymethylbilane synthase yields the protein MVPRELKIGTRGSPLALFQANWVKERLEARHPGLKVSLIRIKTTGDKIQNAPLSRIGGKGLFVKEIEEALLAKEIDLAVHSIKDVPTELPDGLHLAAITLREDPRDAFVSREGVRLKDLPPGAKIGTSSLRRQAQLLHFRPDLKLIPLRGNLDTRLKKLAKGDLDGIVLASAGLRRLGLLERATEILSTEISLPAIGQGALGIETRKGDEGVEEKIRFLNDRDSSLAVLAERSFLRRLEGGCQVPIAAFAQVVGSFLQMDGLVGTIDGKRLLRHHLEGRPEEAERVGFELAEILLGRGAKEILDQVYGRSLTP from the coding sequence ATGGTCCCTCGTGAACTGAAAATCGGCACCCGGGGAAGCCCCCTCGCCCTCTTTCAGGCCAACTGGGTGAAGGAGAGGCTCGAAGCAAGACACCCTGGTCTCAAGGTCTCCCTGATCAGAATCAAAACGACGGGCGACAAGATCCAGAATGCCCCTCTGTCCAGGATCGGCGGCAAGGGGCTCTTCGTGAAAGAGATCGAGGAGGCCCTCCTCGCGAAAGAGATCGATCTTGCGGTCCACAGCATCAAGGACGTCCCCACAGAGCTTCCCGATGGCCTCCATCTGGCTGCCATCACCCTCAGGGAGGATCCCCGTGACGCCTTCGTTTCAAGAGAGGGCGTGCGCCTGAAGGATCTTCCGCCAGGGGCCAAGATCGGCACAAGCAGCCTCAGGCGCCAGGCCCAACTGCTTCACTTCAGGCCCGACCTGAAATTGATCCCCCTCAGGGGCAATCTCGATACCCGTCTCAAAAAGCTCGCCAAGGGCGACCTCGATGGGATCGTCCTGGCCAGCGCGGGTTTGAGAAGGCTCGGCCTTTTGGAAAGGGCGACGGAGATTCTCTCGACCGAGATCTCCCTTCCGGCCATCGGCCAAGGGGCCCTGGGGATCGAGACCCGGAAAGGGGATGAGGGGGTGGAGGAGAAGATCCGGTTTCTGAACGACAGGGACTCCTCCCTCGCCGTCCTTGCGGAGAGATCGTTCCTGAGGAGGCTGGAAGGGGGCTGTCAGGTGCCCATCGCGGCCTTTGCCCAAGTCGTGGGCTCCTTCCTTCAAATGGACGGATTGGTGGGGACGATCGACGGAAAGAGGCTTCTGCGACACCATCTCGAAGGCCGACCCGAGGAGGCAGAGCGAGTCGGTTTCGAATTGGCGGAGATCCTTCTCGGTCGTGGGGCAAAGGAGATCCTCGACCAAGTCTACGGGAGGTCGCTAACCCCGTGA
- the hemA gene encoding glutamyl-tRNA reductase: MHELVLLGLNHKTAPIDLREQLAFQESEMETALARLRSLPSLKEGMILSTCNRVELYGVSGETERTIRDLKAFLSDFHGIPLNRFEQNLYHQLGEEAVRHLFRVASSLDSMVVGEPQILGQLKSAYAMAAESKASGLILHRLLHRAFYVAKRVRTETRIGNSAVSVSSVAVELAQRIFESLKQRTVLLLGAGEMAELAARHLLAQGVGKILVVNRTFERALALASEFQAEALPFDQLEEGLKRADIVISATDSPHYLLLQSQISKLMRIRKQRPIFFIDIADPRDVEPAVGELENVYLYNIDDLQKVAYENMKDRQQEAQKAEAIVQEEVGKFVRWYQSLDLTPTIVALREKCEEIRKREVAKMLALHPQLSEKERQSLEAMTLAIVNKILHGPISRLKGKDEEGMSNLYVDALRTLFQLPEAPQRERKERTFDPDGPS; encoded by the coding sequence ATGCACGAACTCGTCCTCCTCGGTCTGAACCACAAGACAGCGCCCATCGACCTCCGGGAACAGTTGGCCTTTCAGGAGTCCGAGATGGAGACCGCCCTGGCGCGCCTTCGGTCCCTCCCCTCGTTGAAAGAGGGCATGATCCTCTCCACCTGCAATCGGGTGGAACTCTACGGGGTCTCGGGCGAGACCGAAAGGACGATCCGGGATCTCAAGGCCTTTCTCTCCGATTTTCACGGCATCCCTTTGAACCGGTTTGAACAAAACCTCTACCATCAACTCGGGGAAGAGGCGGTGAGACACCTCTTCCGGGTCGCCTCCAGCCTCGACTCGATGGTGGTCGGCGAGCCTCAGATCCTTGGGCAACTCAAGTCCGCGTACGCCATGGCGGCGGAGTCGAAGGCCTCTGGCCTCATCCTCCACCGACTCCTCCATCGTGCCTTCTACGTAGCCAAACGGGTGAGGACCGAAACCCGCATCGGCAACAGCGCGGTCTCCGTAAGCTCCGTGGCCGTCGAATTGGCCCAGAGGATCTTCGAGAGCCTGAAGCAACGAACGGTCCTCTTGCTCGGCGCGGGAGAGATGGCCGAATTGGCGGCGAGGCACCTTCTGGCTCAAGGGGTCGGAAAGATTCTCGTGGTCAATCGAACCTTTGAACGGGCCCTCGCTCTGGCCTCCGAATTCCAGGCCGAAGCCCTCCCTTTCGATCAACTGGAGGAAGGGTTGAAGAGGGCCGATATTGTGATCAGCGCCACCGATTCTCCCCACTACCTCCTCCTCCAATCCCAAATTTCAAAATTGATGAGGATCCGAAAACAGAGGCCGATCTTCTTCATCGACATCGCCGATCCCCGGGATGTCGAACCGGCGGTGGGAGAGCTGGAAAATGTCTACCTCTATAACATCGACGACCTCCAGAAGGTGGCTTACGAGAATATGAAGGACCGGCAGCAGGAGGCCCAGAAGGCGGAGGCGATCGTTCAGGAGGAGGTCGGAAAATTTGTCCGGTGGTACCAATCCCTCGACCTCACCCCCACCATCGTCGCCCTGAGGGAGAAGTGTGAAGAGATCCGAAAGAGGGAGGTGGCCAAGATGCTCGCCCTCCACCCCCAACTCTCGGAGAAGGAGCGACAATCCCTCGAGGCGATGACCCTGGCCATCGTCAACAAGATCCTCCACGGTCCGATCAGCCGGCTCAAAGGCAAGGACGAAGAGGGGATGTCCAACCTCTATGTCGATGCCCTCCGGACGCTCTTTCAGCTTCCGGAGGCCCCTCAACGGGAGAGGAAAGAAAGGACGTTCGATCCGGATGGTCCCTCGTGA
- the ccsB gene encoding c-type cytochrome biogenesis protein CcsB, protein MNVTFFQIATLLYLLGTLGYLAYILFFREFLSKLASGMVILGFVFHTFALIARYLEAGYTPVTNLHESLSFYAWMIVGILLMATVRYPIKVLGAFLTTIALILMLFAYALPKEVLPLAPVLRSFWHPFHVFFAFLGNAIFTLAFGCGVLYLVQEHQLKSKKVGALARRLPSLKVLDDLNYQALTFGFPMLTLGIITGAVWAEYAWGRYWGWDPKETWSLITWFLYAAMLHQRLTVGWRGRKAAIMAIVGFFSVLFTFLGVNLLLPGLHTYANWEP, encoded by the coding sequence ATGAACGTGACCTTCTTCCAAATAGCGACGCTCCTCTACCTCCTCGGGACCCTGGGTTACCTCGCCTATATCCTCTTCTTCAGGGAGTTCCTTTCCAAGCTGGCTTCGGGGATGGTGATCCTCGGCTTTGTCTTTCATACCTTCGCCCTGATCGCCCGCTACCTCGAGGCCGGATATACCCCGGTCACCAACCTTCATGAATCGCTCTCCTTCTATGCCTGGATGATCGTCGGGATCCTGTTGATGGCCACCGTGAGATACCCGATCAAGGTCCTCGGGGCCTTTCTCACCACCATCGCCCTCATCCTCATGCTCTTCGCCTATGCCCTCCCCAAGGAGGTCCTCCCCTTGGCCCCCGTACTGAGAAGCTTCTGGCATCCCTTCCACGTCTTCTTCGCCTTTCTCGGAAACGCCATCTTCACGCTGGCCTTCGGGTGCGGGGTCCTCTATCTCGTTCAAGAACACCAACTCAAATCGAAAAAGGTCGGGGCCTTGGCAAGGAGGCTCCCCTCGCTCAAGGTCCTGGACGACCTCAACTACCAGGCCCTCACCTTCGGGTTTCCCATGCTCACCCTCGGCATCATCACGGGTGCGGTCTGGGCCGAATACGCCTGGGGAAGATACTGGGGATGGGACCCCAAGGAGACCTGGTCGCTCATCACCTGGTTCCTCTATGCGGCCATGCTCCATCAGCGCCTGACGGTCGGCTGGAGGGGGAGAAAGGCCGCGATCATGGCCATCGTTGGCTTTTTCTCCGTCCTCTTCACGTTTTTAGGCGTCAACCTCCTCCTGCCGGGGCTCCACACCTATGCGAACTGGGAGCCCTGA
- a CDS encoding B12-binding domain-containing radical SAM protein gives MKILLVAPERERKKEEAFLFRLGFLNLPYVAAVTPPEIEVKIVDEACEKIDFDEKVDLVGLTAQTPSAPRAYQIAKAFKQRGIPVVMGGVHASLLPEEALQHVDAVVVGEAEGIWPSVIEDLRRGQLKKIYRAEGLVDPASLPLPRRELLKSQSYFPLKLLETTRGCPHHCDFCGVSLFFGYRYRSRPLQEIDRELSTLFQKGPVMDPWLKRVLSLFNRDLPYFLKRRLLYIIDSNIAGDRRFALELVSLLKSYDLLWYGHAPVSIAFDPKLLKGFAESGCIAINLGFESFSLKNLQTMGKGFNQPSRYLEAVQRIHDHGIGIMGTFIVGLDDDDPGVFQRIIDFCNEAKLDWALTFIMAPYPGTESFQRLEREGRIFCRDWEKYDSLNVVYKPLRMSVEELQRGMRRVWKEVFSLPSIYRRVLKRPWIHPLFYLVLNLQFHQLTKKW, from the coding sequence ATGAAGATCCTCCTCGTCGCGCCCGAGAGGGAGAGGAAGAAGGAAGAGGCCTTTCTCTTCCGACTCGGCTTTCTCAACCTCCCCTACGTGGCCGCGGTCACCCCTCCGGAGATCGAGGTCAAGATCGTGGATGAGGCCTGCGAAAAGATCGACTTCGACGAGAAGGTCGACCTGGTGGGCCTCACGGCCCAGACCCCTTCGGCCCCCCGGGCCTACCAGATTGCCAAAGCGTTCAAGCAGAGGGGGATCCCGGTGGTCATGGGGGGGGTTCATGCGAGCCTGCTTCCGGAGGAGGCCCTCCAGCACGTCGATGCCGTGGTCGTGGGCGAGGCAGAAGGGATTTGGCCCTCGGTGATCGAAGACCTTAGAAGGGGACAATTAAAAAAGATTTACCGGGCCGAAGGATTGGTCGATCCCGCCTCGCTCCCCCTCCCGAGAAGAGAGCTGCTTAAGAGCCAATCCTATTTCCCCCTGAAACTTCTGGAAACGACCAGGGGATGCCCTCATCATTGCGACTTCTGCGGCGTCTCCCTTTTCTTCGGTTATCGGTACCGGAGCCGTCCCCTCCAAGAGATCGATCGGGAGCTGTCGACCCTCTTCCAAAAAGGGCCTGTCATGGACCCATGGTTGAAGAGGGTCCTCTCCTTGTTCAATCGCGATCTGCCTTACTTTCTCAAGAGGAGGCTCCTCTATATCATCGATTCCAATATCGCCGGAGACCGACGGTTTGCCCTCGAGCTGGTCTCCCTGCTGAAATCGTATGACCTGCTCTGGTATGGCCATGCTCCGGTCTCGATCGCCTTCGATCCGAAGCTCCTCAAAGGCTTTGCCGAAAGCGGGTGCATCGCCATCAATCTCGGCTTCGAGTCCTTCTCCCTCAAGAATCTCCAGACGATGGGCAAGGGATTCAATCAACCCTCGCGCTATCTCGAAGCCGTCCAGAGGATCCATGACCACGGCATCGGCATCATGGGGACCTTCATCGTGGGCCTGGACGACGATGACCCGGGCGTCTTTCAGCGCATCATCGATTTCTGCAACGAGGCCAAACTGGACTGGGCCCTCACCTTCATCATGGCCCCTTATCCCGGCACGGAATCGTTTCAACGGTTGGAAAGAGAGGGCAGGATCTTCTGCAGGGATTGGGAGAAATACGACTCCCTCAATGTCGTCTACAAACCCCTGCGGATGTCCGTCGAGGAACTCCAAAGGGGGATGCGGAGGGTCTGGAAGGAGGTCTTTTCTCTCCCCTCGATCTACAGGAGGGTATTGAAGAGGCCTTGGATCCATCCCCTGTTCTATCTCGTCCTAAACCTCCAGTTTCATCAATTGACCAAAAAGTGGTAA
- the rpoD gene encoding RNA polymerase sigma factor RpoD, with protein MENRDPEMTDLLEFNGDDPAPLSEDLGIEFLDELPVIDLEEEGPSLSEDEEPEADSLNSQVKSVDPVQIYLKEMGSYPLLTREGEVEVAKRIESGKEEILRIVLNCPVAIQEIIALGEGLRMGNMRVGEITSEVEDEGDMVREERYLKRRLLYLIDKIRRETEALRKLQRRWKTLKRSASKRAIEAEIQKKQEEVIRLFKRINLKEGQIDRIVERLKQFHIELEKAHQEWRKVGEPRPTVGGQRARIARHLQQRIRQIERECGLSSRELKEAIRSIERAEHQVREAKTELIKANLRLVISIAKRYMNRGLQFLDLIQEGNIGLMRAVEKFEYRRGYKFGTYATWWVRQAIPRAIADQARTIRIPVHMIEVINKLNRVSQALVQEIGREPTLEEIAERMGVSLSHLQKILKATKKTISLETPIGDEEESRLEDFIVDKDSLSPQDATISANLTKQIQHVFSTLDKREEKILRMRFGIGEEHDHTLEEVGQEFKVTRERIRQIEEKALKKLRHPSRAEKLRSFMEC; from the coding sequence ATGGAAAATCGGGACCCAGAGATGACCGACCTCCTCGAGTTTAACGGAGACGATCCAGCCCCCCTTTCCGAAGACCTGGGCATCGAGTTTCTCGACGAACTTCCGGTCATTGACCTCGAGGAAGAAGGTCCCTCCTTATCCGAAGATGAGGAGCCTGAGGCCGACTCCTTAAACTCCCAGGTCAAATCGGTCGATCCCGTTCAGATCTATTTGAAAGAGATGGGCTCTTACCCCTTGTTGACCCGCGAGGGAGAGGTGGAGGTGGCCAAGCGAATCGAAAGTGGAAAGGAAGAGATCCTACGCATCGTCCTCAACTGCCCCGTGGCCATCCAGGAGATCATCGCCCTCGGGGAGGGGCTCCGGATGGGCAACATGAGGGTCGGCGAGATCACCAGCGAGGTCGAAGATGAAGGCGACATGGTGAGAGAAGAGCGGTACCTAAAGCGAAGGCTGCTCTACCTCATCGATAAAATCCGGAGGGAGACCGAGGCCCTTCGAAAACTCCAGAGGAGATGGAAAACCCTGAAAAGGAGCGCTTCGAAGAGGGCGATCGAGGCGGAGATCCAGAAAAAACAGGAGGAGGTGATCCGCCTCTTTAAACGGATCAACCTCAAAGAGGGACAGATCGATCGAATCGTCGAAAGGCTGAAACAATTCCATATCGAGCTCGAGAAGGCCCATCAGGAGTGGAGAAAGGTGGGAGAACCGAGGCCGACGGTCGGTGGGCAAAGGGCCCGAATCGCTCGCCACCTCCAGCAGAGAATCCGCCAGATCGAACGGGAATGCGGCCTCTCCTCGAGGGAGCTCAAAGAGGCCATCCGGTCGATCGAAAGGGCCGAACACCAGGTCCGGGAGGCCAAGACCGAATTGATCAAAGCCAACCTGAGGCTGGTGATCTCCATTGCGAAGCGGTATATGAATCGGGGACTTCAGTTCCTCGATCTGATCCAGGAGGGCAATATCGGGTTGATGAGGGCGGTGGAGAAGTTCGAATACCGCCGGGGATACAAGTTCGGCACCTATGCGACCTGGTGGGTCCGCCAGGCCATCCCCCGGGCCATCGCCGATCAGGCCCGCACCATCCGCATCCCCGTCCACATGATCGAGGTGATCAACAAACTGAACCGCGTCTCCCAGGCCCTGGTCCAGGAGATCGGAAGGGAACCGACCCTCGAGGAGATCGCCGAGAGGATGGGCGTCTCCCTCTCCCACCTTCAAAAGATCCTAAAGGCCACGAAGAAGACGATCTCCCTCGAAACGCCCATTGGCGACGAGGAGGAGAGCCGTCTGGAAGATTTTATTGTAGACAAAGATTCCCTCTCGCCTCAGGATGCGACCATCAGTGCCAACCTGACCAAGCAGATCCAGCATGTCTTCTCCACCCTCGACAAGCGGGAGGAGAAGATCCTGAGGATGCGGTTCGGGATCGGCGAGGAGCATGACCACACCCTCGAGGAGGTGGGCCAGGAATTCAAGGTCACCCGGGAGCGGATCCGTCAGATCGAGGAGAAGGCCCTAAAAAAACTGCGCCACCCGAGCCGTGCGGAGAAGCTCAGGAGTTTCATGGAGTGTTGA
- a CDS encoding acyl-CoA/acyl-ACP dehydrogenase, with protein sequence MFDILLTEEEKWLKQEVRRFVKERVPSSLIRAMDAEEVRYPKEYMEALASENLLGLRFSKEWGGRGMSWTAEVAAIEEIGVLGSGMACLYSLVSIVGEAIHEFGTPEQKERYLKPTIEGKLCCAEALTEPRGGSDFFGATTLARRDGDDFILSGQKRFVVGAEGADYFLVYAKTAPEAEPHKSISCFIVERKMGVEVKHVYGLLGSRGGGTGRLYFRDTRVPASNLVGPLNGGFLVFNRMMIPERLTTAAGALGMARCCLEIATRYSHRRKAFGEPIRRFQAVSFKIADSIARLDAARSLVYVTAKHVDSGLDSRRMVSEAKKISTEMLWEVVNHSMQVMGGIGYTNVYPIERFFRDARLQMIWTGTNEVMNLLIQHEYYKEVLEQTGQARDVEADAGDLEGDEEKVYE encoded by the coding sequence ATGTTTGACATCTTGCTCACCGAAGAGGAGAAATGGCTGAAACAGGAAGTGCGGAGGTTCGTGAAAGAGAGGGTTCCGAGCTCCTTGATTCGGGCGATGGATGCGGAAGAGGTGAGGTATCCGAAGGAGTACATGGAGGCCCTGGCCTCGGAAAACCTCCTCGGGCTTCGATTTTCGAAGGAGTGGGGCGGAAGGGGAATGAGTTGGACCGCAGAGGTAGCGGCGATCGAGGAGATCGGGGTGCTCGGCTCGGGCATGGCCTGCCTCTATTCCCTGGTGAGCATCGTGGGCGAGGCGATCCACGAGTTCGGCACTCCCGAACAGAAGGAGAGGTACCTCAAGCCCACGATCGAAGGAAAGCTCTGCTGCGCCGAGGCCCTGACCGAGCCCAGGGGCGGTTCGGACTTCTTCGGGGCCACGACCCTTGCGAGAAGGGACGGTGATGATTTTATCCTCAGCGGCCAGAAGAGGTTCGTGGTGGGCGCCGAAGGGGCCGACTACTTTCTGGTCTATGCCAAGACCGCGCCCGAGGCAGAGCCCCATAAGTCGATCTCCTGCTTCATCGTCGAGAGGAAGATGGGGGTCGAGGTGAAACATGTCTACGGGCTTCTTGGCTCCCGTGGAGGAGGGACAGGCCGTCTCTATTTCAGGGACACCCGTGTGCCGGCCAGCAACCTGGTAGGGCCCTTAAACGGAGGTTTTCTCGTCTTCAACCGGATGATGATCCCCGAACGACTGACAACCGCGGCCGGGGCCCTGGGCATGGCAAGGTGCTGTTTGGAGATCGCCACCCGTTACAGCCACAGGAGAAAGGCCTTCGGCGAGCCCATCCGGAGGTTTCAGGCGGTCAGTTTCAAAATCGCCGATTCGATCGCGAGATTGGATGCCGCAAGAAGCCTCGTCTATGTGACCGCAAAGCATGTCGATTCAGGGCTCGATTCGAGGAGGATGGTCTCCGAGGCCAAGAAGATCTCGACGGAGATGCTCTGGGAGGTCGTCAACCATTCGATGCAGGTGATGGGCGGCATCGGGTATACGAACGTCTATCCCATCGAGCGCTTCTTCCGGGATGCGAGGCTCCAAATGATCTGGACCGGGACGAACGAGGTGATGAACCTCCTCATCCAGCACGAGTATTATAAAGAGGTGTTGGAACAGACGGGCCAGGCGAGGGATGTCGAGGCCGATGCCGGCGACTTAGAAGGCGACGAAGAGAAGGTCTATGAATGA